One Ignavibacterium sp. DNA segment encodes these proteins:
- a CDS encoding PorV/PorQ family protein gives MKKLLILVLFVISFGEIYAQNPNLGTAGAQFLQIPVSARTEAMGGAVVGLADDASAVFWNPAGIVKVNNVQAHFSYMNWFDLFDFNAASIVYNAGDLGTFGASMVLFTTDEMEITTEENPNGTGRFFDAGDLAFGISYARYLTDRFNVGITIKYINQQIWNESASGFAFDIGTQYRLDFQNLTIAMCMTNFGADMKFDGPDLDFIYRKDNDFPLSRLVPSRLNTEEFPLPLGFQVGIGFDVFEYDFVKMRGAIDVTHPNDNAERAHFGTEFSFYDRFYVRAGYKYNYDDQDFSFGAGANVPLGSSAVFFDYAYSVYNILPSVHRISLNVSF, from the coding sequence ATGAAGAAATTATTAATATTAGTTTTATTTGTTATCAGCTTCGGAGAAATTTATGCCCAGAATCCGAATCTTGGTACTGCAGGAGCACAATTTTTACAAATACCCGTTAGCGCACGTACAGAAGCTATGGGCGGTGCTGTTGTTGGGCTTGCTGATGATGCATCTGCTGTTTTCTGGAATCCGGCAGGTATTGTAAAAGTAAATAATGTTCAGGCTCACTTTTCTTATATGAACTGGTTTGATCTTTTTGATTTTAATGCTGCATCAATAGTATATAATGCCGGAGATTTAGGAACATTTGGTGCAAGTATGGTTCTTTTTACTACCGATGAAATGGAGATAACAACTGAAGAAAATCCTAACGGAACCGGAAGATTTTTTGATGCGGGTGATCTTGCTTTTGGAATCTCTTATGCAAGATATCTAACTGATAGATTTAATGTCGGTATTACGATAAAGTATATCAATCAACAGATTTGGAACGAATCAGCTTCGGGATTTGCATTTGATATTGGTACTCAATACAGGCTGGATTTTCAAAATCTTACTATTGCTATGTGTATGACTAACTTTGGTGCAGATATGAAGTTTGATGGACCTGATCTTGATTTTATTTATCGTAAAGATAATGACTTCCCTTTAAGCAGATTGGTACCAAGCAGATTGAATACAGAAGAATTTCCATTACCGTTAGGTTTTCAGGTAGGTATTGGCTTTGATGTATTTGAATACGATTTTGTAAAAATGCGCGGTGCAATTGATGTAACTCATCCAAATGATAATGCTGAAAGGGCACACTTCGGAACTGAATTTTCTTTTTATGACAGGTTCTATGTACGTGCCGGATATAAATATAATTATGATGACCAGGATTTTTCATTTGGTGCCGGTGCCAATGTTCCCTTAGGAAGTTCAGCTGTATTTTTTGATTATGCATATTCTGTTTATAATATTTTACCAAGTGTACATCGTATCTCGTTAAACGTAAGTTTCTAA